From Pseudorasbora parva isolate DD20220531a chromosome 14, ASM2467924v1, whole genome shotgun sequence:
AAAATATTTCTGAACTTCCCAGTGGCAAACACGACatcagagggcgttcatgtgcaattttttacCTTAGCACGTGAAGGCATAAGCATAAAAAGCATAAAGCAAGAAAATTAGATAATTCCCATGCGCATAATAACGACAGTGTAATAGGTAATAGCCTTTATATTGTTCAATATATGATAAACGATAAAGTATATCTACAGTGGcttcataaaataattaaaaacattaaaaagaagAACCTGATGCACATTCTTTGTTCTTCAATTGCTGGAAGTAGAGTTTAAAATCTTTCTGTATTTTCATGAATTAGGTCCGACGAATGTGACTTAAAcacacatctatctatctatctatctatctatctatctatctatctatctatctatctatctatctatctatctatctatctatctatctatctatctatctatctatctatccatccatccatccatccatccatccatccatccatccatccatccatccatccatccatccatccatccgcaaAAACACTTCCCACCTCGTAAAAACGATTTCTCTGATAGCCTTAATTATAATACAAAGCAAGCAAAAGAGCTTACCAGTTTACCAGTAGGTGGAGCACTCAACATGTCTTCAACTACACTACTACTGTTTGAGGGAAGAATAGCATGGTTTTGTTTGCATAGAAATAAGTTacataatatacataaatataaaatggcAACAGTTATTAAATGCAATATTACCAAATGTCTttctataaaaaaagaaaatgtattttaggtggaaaatgtatttcttagcaaaatgaaacaaaatgcaATAGCATCTGATAACTAGCACATTTAGACAGTTAAATGTTAATATGAccatttacaacatttaaagcCATAGCAACGTTGTTTTAACAATTGAGATCTATAAAGAGAGCAAAAGATCTATCCTAGTTTTCAGATaatttacatggacaacaaagCAGGCAAAAAAGGTCTTACCATGTAGAGTAAGCTCTCAATATATCTTAGTTTAACTATAGCCGACGATTGATGAAAGAATAACTTGGTTTTGCTCCCATAGAAATACAttgcttttatttaaaacgCACAAAAGGTTGATTTTActctatattaatatattttgttaaagCAAATCATAAAATCACATTGTTTTCTTAATGTTTGTCATCTTGGTGTAACTGATGCACACATAATTCATGGTTAATGTGGCCATTAAATATAAGTTTTTTAATAGAATGCATAGATGAAGTACATTATAGTATGACTGCTTTTTACTAGGGCATGCAGTTAATTCGGGAATGTTGTTGACATGGGCCACATTAAACATTTAGATGCTATATGAGCATGGTGAAACAGTAAGAagactgagagagagagtgagcctgTGCTCACTGTCGACCCAGGAGCTCAGATAAAGCAGatagtgtgtgcgtgtgtccaATCTGAAACAGGTTTTCCCACAATAGGAACTCTCCACCCCATCCTGGTTGGACTTTAAAAGCCCAGCCTCTCCACAGAGAGACTCCCGTTGTGCTCAGGTCTGCCCACCTGTTCTCATCTGAAACATCTGCCATTGCAGTTCAGTTTCTCTCGCTACTATCCAACTATGAGTCTGAGAAACAAACGCATCAGCTCCAGTAGCTCCGTGAGGAGCAGTGTGAAGATGGGAGGTTTTGGCTACAGCAGTTTGAGTGGGGTCTCATTGGGCGCATCTGCTCCAAGCTTCAGCACCAGCTCGGCTTATTTGGGTCCTCCAATCACCAGCGTCTCTGTTAACAAGAGCCTGCTGGCACCCCTAAACCTGGAGATCGACCCCAACATCCAGATGGTGCGCACTAAGGAAAAGGACCAGATAAAATCGCTGAACAACCGCTTCGCAACTTTCATCGATAAGGTACAGTTGGCTCTTTTGTTCCCTGAGAACGGTATAGTTTCAGTCAAAAAAGTAGAGGTTAAAACAAGTGTTGATGGCTAGTCTTTTATACAATCAACATCTCTTGCAGCGCAAACCTCCGAGCGAAGGGTGATTTGGTATGGTAAACGATAGTTCTGTAGCGTGACCCATTTCTCTGAAGCCTGAAACCTGATAAAAAGCAGGTCATATTTGACTGAGCCACTGAAGACGGCACTATCCCAGAGAGTATGAAGGAGGCTTTTGTGTGCTTGAGTACAATGCAACCAAATCCCAGGAGCCTGCCGGACTGAAATCGACACTTCAATCGCACTGCAGTACAACCAAGTCACTGTTGTGGGTCGGGGCagggctgggtcttccaacacgGGACTCAGGTCGGCTTTTAAAGTGCTCGAAATTAAGGATTTACCCAGAACCCATCTAGGTCAGCCACTACTCTCCGGAGTGTTAGAGTTCAGCTAATGGGGAGTCATGTTGCTCTGTTAATGAGTCCATCCTGGCAGGGTGGGCATCTATTAAAGCGGACAAGCTTTCAGGATGTGCAGTGAACTGATGAACTTTCAAGGAAGAgcttttgcttaaaaaaaagaaagctaAAATTCCACAGAAGTTGACTTCTCAGCGCTCGAAGAAACATGACAGAAAAATGTGTAGAGAATAACTGGTAACAGAGCTACAGTCAAACACTTTAATTGACTTAGCTTATCATGCTCCTCAAGGAGGATTTACATTTAGGTTGAAAAACATCTACATCACCATCAGATATGGTCATATTTACTTTGATTACAAATAGTGCTGCATAAAAATTGTCTTCGTATAACATTGAATACTGAGATTGTGCATCCATACCGAACTATATGTATTGTACCTCTACAGGTGCGCTTCCTGGAGCAGCAGAACAAGATGCTGGAGACCAAGTGGGAGCTGCTGCATAACCAAGCCCCGGGCCGGTCCAACGTTGAGCCCATGTTTGAGGCGTACATGGCCAATCTGCGCAGACAAATGGACGTGGTCAACAACGACAGGACCAAGCTGGACGGAGAGCTGAGGAACATGCAGGGTCTGGTGGAGGACTTCAAGCACAAGTAAAGTCTTCAGATCGACGCTAGACGAGAGACTCTCTTGTATTTCTTTGAGAAACCGAATATGGAGCCCAACCTGCAAGAGATTTGATCTGACACAGTTCATTATCTAtcattaaaaaacaacatatcACTGTTTTTCTAATATCTTGAACACTTTCCTAAACTTAATCTTGGTCTTCATTCACAGACATCAGAAACTTAAATGTGCACTTTGTATTTTCTTTGACTTAGATATGAAGATGAGATCAACAAAAGGAACAACCTGGAGAACGACTTTGTGATTCTGAAAAAGGTTTGTTACCACTGTAAAAAGTGATCAGTTGACTTAATTTAGTAAAGAGATGACAAGCGTAATTGGAAAAATTACGTTATGTGGAATTGTCAAGTtcacataatttttttcaattaagGCAATAGGTTTGGTAAACTGATCACTTTTGCCTTTCGAGGTCAGGAGTCAAAAATagttttctttattaaactttATGAAACACAAACCAAGAAGTATGACCTCATGATGTGGGGTTAGGGGAGGTTACCAGGTAAAAAGATGAACTTTTAGGACCAGTGAAAGTTAAACTTTCACAACACGTTTAATAAAAGCAGCCCAGGCGAGAGAACAATGAGATGTTTGGGAGGGGTAAAGAGCTCTGAGCTGCTAAAGTTAAGACTGGAGGGATCAAATCACCACTGACAAAAGCCGGGGTGGGGATGCGTCATTATTTATACACCAGAGGAGATCTGTTTTCAATGGCCTACAGAGACTAGCAAGAAGTCAAAGTTGCATACTTAATGTCTAACAAGATGTATCTCAATTGAATATCGATATGAGCATTCAATGCCCAAGGAAGACATACAAGTTATTCAAGGTTGCAATTGAGAAGAGGAAAAACTGTACTGTGTCCCATAGGATGTAGACTCTGCGTATCTGGTGAAAGCTGATTTGGAGGATAAAGTTGGTGCCCTGACTGATGAGATCAACTTCCTGAGGACCATCTATGAtgaggtgacacacacacacacacacacacacacacacacacacacacacacacacacacacacacacacacacacaatctttgTGAGGACATTCATTGACATAATGCAATCTCTCTAGCACTtcaccctaaccctacccatcacaattAAGTGCCTAACTGAACCctttccctaaacctacccttgaCATATTTTTAACCTAATCCCTAAAAGCAAGTCTTGACCCTCAAACAGGAATATAAATGTGTCTCAGAAAGTAAGGAGCAGCCAAAATGTCCTCACTTTACTGTCTTTGTCCTCACTCCGCTGGTCTAATACACAAATTGGTCCTCACAAAGACagttgtacacacacacacacacacacacacacacacacacacacacacacacacatacaaaactACTCACACCTGACTCTGTCGCACCAGGTCAAAATTGCtttcagagaaaaaaaacatacaaatgttTAAAGTATAGTGGCATTCATtataaagcaacattttgataTAAATGCCAAACCAAAACCTTTTTGTGAAACAAGTGtaggaaatgtgctatacaaataacgtCATGAATCTTATTCATTCAGCATTAATCCAAGTGTGTGCATGTTTGCAATGCTTGACGTATTTCAGATGAAGATTCTGAAACATACAGTACATACTAAGTCAAAGTATGTAATTGTAATGTATTGTCTTTAAATCTTGAAGTATGCATTGTCATATGGGCAAATATTGGTCAAATCAAATAGCAAGACCAATTTGGCTTTCAAAATACATACATATGCCTTGTCTATTTGGATCAGGAATTGCGTGAGCTACAGGCCAGCATTAAAGACACGTCCGTCGTCGTGCAGATGGACAACTCACGAAACCTCAACATGGATCATATTGTGGCCGAAGTCAAGGCTCAATATGAGGATATCGCAGCCAAGAGCCGTGAAGAAGCTGAATCCTGGTACAAGTCCAAGGTAGACACAAAAGGCGACTTCTTCCTTTTATAAATGCATTCGCTTCCAAGAGATTTCTctcttaaagtcaacatgaagtACCTTGCATTTCTGATTGAAAAAGTAAACTCGGTGTCATACATATATTTGGGGCGGGATAGAATTTATACATTGGGAATTGATTGGTTGGGGAAAGTCGTTTCAGAGGCAAGTCATTACATTCACAATGTGACCAGGAAGATGGATTAGAAAAGTAAACTTTTCATGTTGACTCTAGGTGTTTTTCTTCACAGAGCTTCTTAAACGTCTAGGAATAAAATTGTTTAGTTAAAACATCTTTTATTATAGGACAGGACTAGGATTGCAAAAGGGCTGAACGTTGAACTGTAAATTTGTAGAAACGTCTCAAAGTTTCAgaaaatttccccccaaaatacTGGAAAGTTTCCAAAAATCCTAGAAAGTTTGCAACCCTTAAGCTTCgtacatactctgcaagaacaaagaaatgtgtttgGTTTtcctcgaggtggcaagaacaagaacaaagttcgttttGGCCAGGACAtttcatacttcacgagaaaagcaagTGCTGAACAAATCCGTTTCTcagcattaaccacgcccacattaaatttctgaccaatcacacaatagttctccgACACCCACaggaaaaaagttctgctcagatttgtcgagaacaagctgtgaGAAATCCCAAACCAGgcctgcgagaacaaaattagCCTACATcttgcagccctgggagcgagaactgttttctttgttctttgcgGAGTAGCTTGAGACAGGGCTAAAGTAACTTGTGTACATCTTGTGTTTTAACATCTCGTTCTGGTCAGTTCGATCAGATGTCCTCTCAGGCCAGCCAGTACAATGATGAACTGCGAAACACTAAAGGAGAGATCGGAGATATCAACCGCATGATCAGCCGTCTGCAGAGCGAGATCGAGGTTATTAAATCTCAGGTGAGAAATGTGCTACATTAACCTTTACTTTAACCTAAACCCCATGGTGGTGGCTAACTCTTGAGGCTATAATCATTTTAGCGTGCGAACCTGGAGAACCAAATAGCGGAGGCAGAGGATCGTGGCGAGATGACCGTGAAGGAGGCCAAAGGTCGTATTAAGGACTTGGAGGAGGCGCTCCAGAGAGCCAAGCAGGACATGGCCCGCCAGCTCCGCGAGTACCAGGAGCTCATGAATGTAAAGTTGGCACTGGACATCGAGATCGCCACGTACAGGAAGCTGCTGGAAGGCGAGGAGGACAGGTAACATGTCGAGTTCTATGTAAGGcctcgtccacacgaagccagagctttcccaatccgaccccagagctttcccaatccgatttATCTCACGATAAAatatttgctacttaacagatgtgtttcattaacgcctacacctacccttacaataatgcaaatactgtaattaaatgacgcgatattgatgtgcgcatgcccagtgcccataGTTGTATCTTTCACAGTGCTGGACGTTGTGTGATGACATAACtgtttcacaaaatatataCGGATTGTACACACAAAACTTAAAAATTTAGTTTTgagatttatccactctgggacccggtctcagaaaatatcggattcatgcttccaaaacggcggatccgtgtggacgaaacgtagcctagaaatctagacacaccctagcagcagcaaatgtAATCTGCCGCGCGTATCGTCTAGCacctctcaatacccttctgagctgtaaacgccaaactctggtcaggccaatcacatcatgtatagagtcgatgGGCGGAGCTTAACAATGGCGGCCAAGTTGCCCTtgcatgctactagtaaacacagaaactggtgaacggcggtctttcgaatcagctttaaacgcgactctggaagacctggagttctctgagaaaagaacaaagagcggcactgaagtcattcttaaaaagggaagatgtgttctgagttttgccaacctgatgcggcgaaagtttaatcgatcaactagctctgcttcaccttcgttgctctggttggtgtagcgctatcctatcgcatgcagagggagtttgaaagacaaccgtttatcccgcccctcggattgagctgtcaatggtgagtttccagaccaaacatcttgatgtgagtctggcttgtcaggctagacgaaacaaaatgtatacgtatacagctaaatgcgtctctgtgtggacggggccgTTCTGTACCTAAGAGAAGTGAAACTAGAGTgtttacataaataaatattgacCGTCTCATTATTTTTTCCTCACACAGAATTGGGCAGCAGTCCATTGTGAACATCCAGGCTGTTCCCAACTACAGTAAGTCTAAATGGACATTCATTACAACAATGGCCACTGTatatacataaaacatttgactTCTACAATAGGCCCCTTAATGGTGTTTGCCGGCCCATTCTTGAATGAAACACCTACTTTACACCAATTATCCAGGAAGAAAATCATTACCAGTTCATTACCAgcacaaaaaacataaaatgtgcCCTTCATACACAATCTGAGAGCTCAATAGTATTATTTTTGTTTCACAGGTTCCAAAGGGGTGAATGGTTTTCAGCAGAACAACTCTCCATCACCTAAAATCCTGATCAAGACTACTGAAACCAGAAACAGCACCAGATTCAGCACTCACTGAAGTGTTGACCATAATCAAAAAATACTATACCTAAGACAGCTAACCATATAAAAGTAGTTTTATTTCATCTTTTTGTGAATCAATGGGAGGAATCTGCAatgaatttttttcttaaataaagaCTTGATTTAAATactatatataaacaaatatattcaacattcaaatacaaaatattaaatgactATGTAACAGAAATTGTGTAATGATTTATTCTTAAgaattaaatgattttattattCAATGAGAAAGGATGAACATGTTGTCAATTCCTCTTGCAATACAATCAGCCGAAcacaagtttatatatatatatatatatatatatatatatatatatatatatatatatatatatatatatatatatatatatatatatgattcagttcagtttatTTGTTTAACAGCAGAAAACCTGAATCAAACTGGTACAAACATTGACTGTTTACTTATTGTTTTGGTTAAAATCAGCTTTCATGTACAGTACACTAAAAAATACCCAGATATTTCTACCCAAATCCCAGGTTGAGCCAGGTTTAGATCATTCAGGTTTGGATCATCTGGGTTATTTTTTCAGTATTTGGATGGTTTAACTGTATGGGTAGTTTGGCTAGTTTTACAGTATTCGGGTTGTGTTACGCATTGCAGTACATCTCCATCTAATTGGTGCATGCCTTCAGTAAAATACAGGTTTGTGTAGATTTTATCTTATCTATAAATTCAAAATTGTGCTGTATATATTACGAGGTGAGTCTCCTGCACAAGTGTTGCATTGGTCTTTTTGCGTGATGTAAAGTTCTGCCTTgcataaaattttattttattcaaaagtagactatacataatataaatatttatgatgttaaaatatgttctcAGATCTTAACACTGATTGTTTATGGACAGGTCATGGAGCCAGTCACTGCATATTAATATTAGTCATATTACCGCATATTATTAGTCTTacaaaatgaatttaaaaacaaatcataaTCATGTGCAGTGTAAACAAAGGCTAAAAAAAgacctaaaataaaatcaatcaacCAACATACATTAGAAAACAACCCCTTCGTGAAAAGGAAAGAAAGGAGAAGGTCTGAAAAATAACACCAAATATTCTCAATAGGACAGTTGGAGTATTTCTTCCTGTAAAACCTGCTCAAATAATTTTGCTCCAGGCAATGTGCACTCCATGACAGTAAAACATATGATAGGTATTTCATGTTCCCTGATGCCAATGGCTTGAGGCTTCCGAAACTGACATATAATTATAGCTTTGGGAGTAAATTATGTTCGAGTATATCAAATAAAACCATCTCAGACTCCTAACAATGAGTCATTTTAGAGGAAGAGAGGAACAGTACAATGTCTTCAGCTCATTATGGTCAATGGGTTTAACAAAAACTCAGATTTTCTCAAAATTACATCCTGAAGTTTGGGGTGATGAAAAGCTGCAGGATTGGAGACACACAATGCCCTTTGAAGAGGAATGTCACTATGAAAGATGCTGCTGTTCTTTCCTAAATTGCTCCACATAGTTGACATTTGAACATTAGATTACCTCCACTCTTAGTAGCTGGCCTCCATTTTACACTACACTTCTCTTAATTATATCAGCTGTAACTTACCGCGAAGATGCATCTCTGCATCATAGACGTTCAGAACTTCTGTTTCACGTACTTTCACGTGGTTTGTTAAAATTAAAGTGCCCAGCTAATGAAACTATTTACACATTTAGGAAGAATGCGACTGGTTCGTCAGTTCGTTTTTGAATTTCGGAGAGCGCAGAAGAATACTGTTGCGTGAGGGCGGGAAGCGCGAGACGATTTCTTATTTTGGATTAATAACGAACCTAGGATTAATTACAATTAAGCATAATGCGCTATAAATATTGCTCACGTCGTATGGCGATTTAATGTGGTTAAGCACATAAACATTTTAACTTTATTCTGTAAAAGCTGTTGAAATATTGTGTATAAGCTTTATGCAGCGAACTGAGAAAAACGTAAATacacgagacaaaaatacagtagGCTATGGAGATGCCTTTTACAAAAAGATGCCCTTGTCAAAAAATCCTTAAGGATTTTTAATGGAAATCTGTACAGGATTCCATTAAAAATTTCTATCATATTTTGGAACCATTCCTATAGGATTccgttagaaataatcttataggataatttatgtcttgtcctttaagattcttatctgattcctataggattctttgggaattgtcttataagataatacataaatatcccATAGGATAAATCCTAAAGGATTCCAATAAGATTCCAAATGTTATCTGATTCCTATAGGATTccgttagaaataatcttataggATAATTTATGTCTTGTCCTTTAAGATTCTTATTTGATTCCTATAGGATTCTTTGAGAATTGTCTTATAAGACAATACATACATATTCTAGGATAATTTTAACAGGATTTTATTGGATCCAATTgggtctttctctctctctctctctctctcacacacacacgcacgcacacacacggttTTGCTATCTTTACTTTCTACATGGTAGGGAAGGCATATTCGGACAAAGCAAAGATAGCAAAGTGTACCAAGGCTACTATGTCTGGATACTTGGTTCACTGtaagaatgaaaaaaaagtagaattagacccttttcacatttccgggtttctcagagCGGAAGTCGTTATAGTTAGGttaactaaaaaatattaaaattacttaaaaaacatggttttactacagttatattgtagtaatactatagtaaaactgtagttttaatTACTGTAGTAACTGGTATTTTTAACAACCATGGTTTTaataccatggttttactacagttatattgtagtaatactacagtaaaaccATTGTAACTATGACTGCAGCAACCATGTTTTTTTGCAGTaaacatggttttaaaaaacatggatTATGTACCATAAATTGGTTGTATTACCACAGTGTAACCACGGTTTTACTAAATTATCTTGAAGTACATTTAAGTAATTAAGTTACAACAAACATCTACAAAATAACAACAGAAAGAAGTTACCATTCTATGATACAAACTTTATTACAGAAATTACATaatctgaacaaaaatataaacttgCATGTGTTCTCAtgtgacataaaataataaactacaAAGTTGTAAATTATTGGTGATAAAGTGGTGCTGTGCAATGGTTAAAAAATTCAGTTgctaatttacaaataaaaaaatagcaatttgatccactgtaataatgatttatatacaaaaataacattgtacaaataaaaatgacttaaaGCACCTTTAAATACACAGCATCTTCCTCCTCTAAAATGTCTATAAGCTGTAAACATGTGCCCAAAACAAGCATACGTTTGCaatttatactgtacataaatTAACAGGATTATATTATAACAACATTACTTAACAATgaattactttattacttaaaaacattactaaaattttgttttatttttacggAAAAATACATATACTACACAATAAAAATTagaagaaattagtgttttttttaaataatgtttaaaatgatatccaCTCACAATAGATGAAGACATGAAGTCTCCTGGTGGGGGACGAATACATTCTAGGTGGAAAAGTGTTCAAAAGCATGTGATGCAGCATCCATGCCAGCAGCTGTCAGTGTGAAGTCTGTCGTATAGGCCGGCAGGTTACAGGCCAGCTTTGGTTTGGTTCTGTCTTGACCTTCAGCCCAAAAGGATGTAGGAGCTAAAATGAGAAGAATACACACCACATTAACACACAGCTTGCTGGAATTCTTAACTTTACTATCGACTTGCCATTTAATAATGTCCAAGTACCATGATGTCTattcattcagtgttttcacaaCCCATAAATTATTATGGCTCCAAAAGCAAAGCAGAAAGAATgtacattaaaggattagttcaccccaaaatgataattcctattcttttactcaccccaatGCCATCCAAGACGTTCATGTCTTTCATTCTTcagtagaaaataaataaacatgtaacttatatacttttttacctcaaatgctCGACTTTGATGTAAGGCTTTGTGGCGTCATTACGTTGGAAAGGTCACGCGTGTGACGTATGTGGAAGTACCGTCCCAGTGTTAAAACAAAAgtgcaaagactaaatcaaacaccctttacaaaaataaaaggtaaaacaacaATGTCTGACAATTTTAAAGTTAGAGGAGAACATGAGATGGAGTTTTTCGGCACTTGGTCAGCACTGACCTTT
This genomic window contains:
- the si:dkey-222f2.1 gene encoding keratin, type II cytoskeletal 8: MSLRNKRISSSSSVRSSVKMGGFGYSSLSGVSLGASAPSFSTSSAYLGPPITSVSVNKSLLAPLNLEIDPNIQMVRTKEKDQIKSLNNRFATFIDKVRFLEQQNKMLETKWELLHNQAPGRSNVEPMFEAYMANLRRQMDVVNNDRTKLDGELRNMQGLVEDFKHKYEDEINKRNNLENDFVILKKDVDSAYLVKADLEDKVGALTDEINFLRTIYDEELRELQASIKDTSVVVQMDNSRNLNMDHIVAEVKAQYEDIAAKSREEAESWYKSKFDQMSSQASQYNDELRNTKGEIGDINRMISRLQSEIEVIKSQRANLENQIAEAEDRGEMTVKEAKGRIKDLEEALQRAKQDMARQLREYQELMNVKLALDIEIATYRKLLEGEEDRIGQQSIVNIQAVPNYSSKGVNGFQQNNSPSPKILIKTTETRNSTRFSTH